The sequence CCTGGCGGACCAGTGCCTCCGGCTTCCCCGCCGTCATGGGCGTCTTCCCGCCCAACGCGCTGCCCGAGGAGATTGCCTCACCAAAGCCCGACCGCATCCGCGCCCTGATGGTCAGCGCCAGCAATCCGCTGCTCTCCTTCGCCGACACCACGGCCTACGAAGAGGCCTTCGCCGGGCTCGACCTGCTGGTTACCGTCGAGCTCGCCATGACGGAGACGGCGCGGCTCTCGGACTACGTGCTGCCGGCGCGTTCGGCTTTCGAATCCCATGACGGCTCGTTCTTTGCGCTCAGCTACCCCGAGGTCTATTTCCAGATGCGCCAGCCCCTGGTCGCAGCGGCCGGCGATACCCTGGAAACCTCGGAGATTTTCATTCGTCTGGCCGAGGCCTCGGGCATGGTGCCGGAAATCCCGGCGGCCCTGCACCAGGCCGCCGAGGCCGGCCCCAGTCCGGCCTACCGCGCCGCCATCGGAGCCTATCTCCAGGAGAACCCGAAAGCGGCGCCGTTTGCCGCCTTCATCGTCGCCCGCACGCTGGGCCGGGTGCTGGGATCGGTCAATCTGGGCGGGCTGTATGCACTATTGATGTCGAAGCCCAAGTCGTTCTGGGAGAACGCGGCCCGGGCCGGATTCGAAGCGGGAACGGATGCCGTGGAGCGCCTCTTCCAGGCGCTTCTCGACAATCCCCAGGGCCTGTGGATCGGCAAGTGCGACGAAGACGACAATTTCGCCGCGTTGGCCACGCCGGACGGCCGCATCAACCTGGAGATCCCAGAGCTGGAAACGGAACTGGCGGCGCTGACCCCGGCGGCCGAACGCGCCGCGCTCGAGCCCGAGCCCGAATACCCGTTGATCCTGATGGCCGGCCACCACATGCCCTATAACGCCAACACGCTACTGCGGGATCCAAGCTGGATTCGCGCCAACCGCTTCTGCACCCTGCAGATGCACCCCGACGACGTGCGAACGCTGGGCCTCGGCGATGGCCAGACCGTCACCGTGAGCACCGCCGCCGGCTCGCTACGGATCGAGCTCGAAGAAAGCGAAAGCGCCTGTCCCGGCCAGGTTGTGCTGCCCCACGGCTTCGGCATCGTCAACGCCGACGGCGTCCATGGCGTCAACGTCAATCGCCTGACCTCGAGCCAGCACCGCGACCCCCGCGTGGGCACGCCCTATCACCGCTTTGTACCCTGCCAGGTGACGGGGTGACGGCATGAGCGAGCTGACCAAAGCCGCCAAGGCGGTGGCATTGGAGAACGGCGCCGACCTGGTAGGCGTCGCGCCGGTGGCGGCCATGCCCGAACACGCCGAGGCCATCGAGGACATGCTGGAGGGCGCCCGCCAGGTGGTGGTCGTCGCCTCGCGCCATTCCCTGGCGGCGATCTCGTCGGCCAGCAACCAGGTGCGGCAGTACGACACCATCCAAGCCTACGACCAATCCGCCCGGGCCAGCCATGCCGTGGCCCGCCAGCTGGAGGCGGCGGGCCAGGCGGCGCTGGCGGTGCCGGCCTTCATCCCCATCGACATGGCGGCGCCGGGCAAGGGCATGCGCGGCGCTATCTCGTGGCGCCAGGCGGGCTACCTGGCGGGGCTGGGCAGCTACGGCGAGAACGGCCTGCTGGTGACCCGCCGCTTCGGCAACGCGGTGCGCCTGGCCGGCGTCGTCACCACGGCCCCGCTCGAGCCCGACGCGCCGCTCGAGGAAGACCTCTGCGACCATTGCATGGGCTGCGTCGAGGATTGCCCGGTGGGCGCCCTTTCCGGCGGCGGCAGCATCGACAAGAAAAAGTGCGGCGACGAGATCTTCCGCTACGGCTTCCGAGCCTTCCAGGCCCTGATGCAGGATCTGCTCGAGGGCAATCGCGAAGAGGCGCACGACATCGTCACGGGCCAAGGCTTGCGCGAGATCTGGCAGAACTTCATGACCGGCAATTATTATTACTGCTTCAACTGCCAGACCCATTGCCCCTGGCCGGGGGCCACGGCGACGGAAATCTAGCTCTCGGCGATCGGCTCGCCGCTGTCGCGCTCCTTCACCGCTTGTTGGAATCCGACCTCCTCGGCGCGGCGCTTCCAGGCCTGGTCCTCCGGCGTGTGGCGCACCATGCCGTCAAACAGCGTCGCCAGCATCTGGGTCGTCGCCAATCCCATGTTGTCGAAGGCCGAATTGATCATCAGCTTGTGCATCGTGAGCTGGTTCTTGGGAATGCCGGCCATGCGCGCCGCCAGGCGCTCGGGCCGGTCAAGCGTAATACGGGCGATAGGGCCATCGCGGGCGTAGCAAACGGTGTGCAGGTCCATGGCGGGCTCCCGAGTTCAAGGAGCCCGATTGTAGCCCGGCAGAACCGCCTCATACGAAATCCGAATGATTAATTCGGATTTCGTATGGTTTTTTTTTGCTCCCTCACCGGGCGTGCGCGTCCGCGCACTTGGCCGCCGCCTCAATGGCGGCTTGATACCGCACCCGAATTAATCATTCGGATTCGGTATCAGTGGCTTTTGCGCTCGTTGATGCTGTCGATCTTGGCGTCGCTGAGCTCGGCCTCGCGGATATCGGCCTGGCGCATGTCGACGTGGATCAGGTTGGCACCGCGCAAGTCGGCGCCGGTGAGCTTGGTTGGCCACAGATCGCCGGTGGGCCGGCCCTCCTGGTCCTTGAGCTCGACCGGCTTGAGGTTGGCGTGGCGCAGGTCGGCGAAGCTCAGGTCGGCCCGGCTGAGGTTGGCGCCGGCCAGGTCGGCATGACGCAAATCGGCGTTCGAGAGATCGGCGCCGGTAAGATCGGTCAGCACGAAAAGCCCGTGGCTGAGCTTGGCCGCGGTAAGCCGGGCACCGCTCAGGTCGGCGCCGGAAAAATAGGCGGCGCGCATGTCCAGCCCGGCCAGATCGATGCCCGGCAGGGTGGCGCGCTGGCCGCGGCCGGCGTTGCTTTCGACCCACAGCGCGTGGTCGCGCAATGTCCTTTGCAGCTCGACGGACAGTTGCCGGCTGCCGGGGCTGACGCGGGCGTCCATCAGGTCGGTCTCCGCCAGCGAGGCCTGGGCCAGGATGGCACCGCGCAGGTTGGCACCGCGCAGCATGGCCTTGTCGAGCCGGGCGCCGGTGAGGTCGGCGCCGGAGAAGTTGGCGCTTTCGCCGCGCGCGGCTTCGAGATCGGCCCCCGAGAGATCGGCGCCATGCAGATCGGCCGCCGTCATGGTGGCGCGGCGCAACACGGCGTCTTTCATCGAGGCATGCTGGAAACAGGCGCGGGCGAACTGCGCACCTTCCAGATTGGCGCGCTCGAGGCTGGCCTCGGTAAGATCGGTGACGCTCTCGCTGGCCGCCCCCATGACCAGGCCCGGGCGCAGGTCGGACTCGTGGAAACTGGCGTCTTGCAGCTTGGCGCCCCGCAGCTTGGCGCCCCTCAAGTCGGCCCGGTCGAACTTGGCTCCGTTCGAGGCAGCTCCCGCCAAATTGGCCGAGAAGAGATCGGCGAAGCTAAAATCGCAGCCTTCCAGGGTGGCCCCCGAGAAGTCGATGCGGCTGAGGATGGCATGCTGGAAGTTGAGATTGGTGAGACGCAGGCCCTTCAGCTTGGCACCCGCCAGCACGGCCCGTTCGCCGCCCACCAGCCCTTGCACGAAGCGGTCGTGCTTTTTGATGACGTTGACGAGTTCTTCAGGTGTCACGCGAACACTCCACAAGTGGAAACAATCAGCCCGCCCCCCGCTTGGGCGCACTGAACCCATGTTACCCTGCAGCACGCTACACCCGCGGGCGCCCACCTACAAACAAAATCCAGGGATAACCCTGGGTTATTTGAGGCTGTTCGCCGTATTTCCAAACGTTTCAGCCGAGCACGCCTTCGTCCTTCATCATCTCCAGGGTCTGGCGGAAGGCCGCTGTCGTGAGGCGGCGGTCCTCGTCGTCGTGGGTGGCCGAGACGATGCCGCCGGGCCAGCCGTTGATGTCGACGCCCATGGCCATCATGCCCAGCCGCAACTTGTTGACGATCTCGGGGTCGTTGAGGCGCAGGCTGTTGGGATCCTGGGCGTAGGGGTCGAAATTGCCCGGCCCCACGTCGTCGCCGTCGGGGTTGGTGAAGATATGGAATCCGGAATAGGTGCCGTAGGCAGCCCAGGGCAGCCCCACGTCCTCGATGGCCTGGTTGAGATCGTCGCGAAGCGCCGCGGCAAAGGCGTTGGCTCGGGCGCAGGCGTCGGAGGACTTGATGATCTCCAGCGTCGCTACCGCGGCGGCGGCCGTCACCGGGTTGGCGTTGAAGGTGCCGAAGTGCAGGATTTTCTCCTTGCCGGCCGCCTTCGTTGCCTCGAAATCCAAGAGATCGAGCACATCGCGCCGCCCCGCCACGGCACCGCCGGGCAGACCGCCGGCGACGATCTTGGCCAGCGTGGTGAGGTCGGGGGTGACGCCGAACTCGCCCTGGGCGCCGCCCGGCGAGACGCGAAAGCCGCAGATCACCTCGTCGAAGACCAGCAGGACGCCGTGTTTGGCCGTGACCTCGCGCAACTCATGCAGGAATTCGGGCCGCAGCGGCAGACGTCCCCAACTGGCGCCGGTGGGCTCGAGAAAAAGCGCCGCGATCTCGTCGTCGGCCTCCAGGGTCTGGCGCACCAGGTCGATGTCGCCGGGCTGTATGGCAACGACGTCGTCAGCCAGCGAGGGCAGCACGCCGGTCGGCGTCGAGCCGTCGAAGTGGGAGACGTAGTTGGCCGCGAAATGGTCGTGCCAGCCATGGAAATGATAACGAAAGCGCACCACCTTGTGGCGCCCGGTGAAGGCGCGCGCGAGACGCAGCGCCAACAGCGTCGCCTCGGTGCCCGAAGCCGTGAAGCGCACCCGCTGGGCCGAAGGCAGCATTTCCTGGATCAGTTCCGACCAGCGCAGCTCGAGCTCGTGGCAACCGCCGAAATGGGTGCCGATGTCCATCTGCTGCTTGACCGCCTGGGCCACCTCGGCCCGGTTGTGGCCCAGCAGCAAGGCCCCGTGGCCGCCCATGTAGTCGACGTATTCGTTGCCGTCGACGTCCCACTTGCGCGAGCCCTGGGCGCGCTCGATGTAGACCGGATAGGGGTCGATGTGGCGCACGTCGTGGACAATGCCGCTGGGCAGCGTCTGCCGGGCCCGGCGGAAGAATTCGGCCGACTTCTTGGTCCGCGCCGTAAAGGCCGCGACGATGGGCGAATTGGACTGGATCTCGGCGGGATTGGACATGCGATTTCCTTATGACGAAGGGGCCGGTCTCAGGGCTCATGGCTGCATCGTACAAAGCCCCGGCCGCCGGGCCAAGGTGCTGCGAAACCGAGGCTCCTCACGATTTCAGCTTGCCCTCGATCCAGCGCGCCACGGAAAGCAGGCGGCCGTCGCCGCACAAGGGGCCGGCAACTTGCAGGCCCATGGGCAGGCCGGCCGGGCCAGTGAACACCGGCAGCGTCGCCGTGGGTACGTGCAGGAAGGTCCAAACGCCGTTGAAGATGGGGTCGCCGGTGGCCTCGAGGCCGGCCGGCGCCTCGCCCAAGGCTGTCGGTGTAAGCAGGGCGTCGTAGCGCCCGAAAGCCTCGGCCAGCAAGGCCCGGCCCCGGTCCGCCAGATCGAGCGCCGCCAGGTAGCGCTCGGCCTCCACGGTCATGCCGCTGGCCGTCATCTGGCGCATCTCGGGGCTCAGGAGCTCGGCCCGCTGTTCACGTTCCCAGCTCAGCCAGCGCGCCACCTCGAAGTGCATGACGTCCCAGTGCGCCGCCCGCAATTCATCGAAGGGCGCGGCCAGTGTGACGTCGTCGACGCTGGCGCCGGCCGCCCTGAGCGTTGCGGCGGCCTCGTCCAGCTTGGCCTCGACGCCGGCCTCGGCCTCGGACCAGGGCGCGTTGCGCAAGTAGCCCAGCCTGAGCGGCGGATCGAGGGCGTGCTTGAAGCTATCGGCGCTACGGCCGCTGCTGATAGCGGCGAACAACGCCACGTCGTCGAGGCTGCGGCCCAGCACACCGATGGTATCGAGGCTGTCGGAGATCAGCTTGAGGCCGGCCCGGGGAATGGTGCCGTGGCTGGGCTTGAAGCCGACGACGCCGCAAAAGGCGGCCGGGCGGCTGATCGAGCCGCCGGTCTGGGTACCAAAAGCCAGCGGCACCATAGCGTCGGCCACGGCCGCCGCCGAGCCCGAGGAGGAGCCGCCCGGGGTGTGTTCCGGATTGTGCGGATTGCGCGTCTTGCCGGGGTGCAGACCGGCGAACTCCGTGCTCACGGTTTTGCCCAAGACGACACAGCCCGCGGCCCGGGCCAGGGCGACGCAGGCGGCATCGCCGGCGGGACGATGGCCGGCATAGATGGGCGAGCCCATGGCGGTGGGCATGTCATAGGTGTCGATGATGTCCTTGACGCCGATAGGCACACCGTGCAGCGGGCCCCGCGGCTGCTCGCCATCGCGGGCCCGGGCCGCGGCCAGGGCCGCCTCGGGGTCGAGGTATTCCCAGGCCTGGACCACGTCCTCGCGGGCCTCGATGCGGGCCAGGCAGGCGGCCACCAGTTCTTCGCTGCTGATTTTCTTCTTGGCGATCATGGCGGCGACGCCGATGGCGCTGAGTTGGTTGAGGTGGCTGGTCATGTTCTTGCCCTCATTACCACGGCGTGCCCTGAAGTCGGCCCCAGATTAACGCCCCTATTTCTCGCTGAATACCTCGATGCCCTGCCAACCGGCCGGCGGCGGAGCGCCCTGGAA is a genomic window of Alphaproteobacteria bacterium containing:
- a CDS encoding molybdopterin-dependent oxidoreductase: MKETWKQTSCPLCFVNCGLKVQVEGNQIVKVLPDKANPRSQGHICAKGRNINAHQRHAGRLSAPLKRLGEDFEPISWQQAFSEIAERLQAIVGEHGPRSYAYMGGGGQGNHFEAAFGVAFMRALGSRYHFSALAQEHSGRHWVQGRTVGRQPMNFIAHAEEADMLLGIGWNGMESHGIPRAPYLLNQFSKDPDKLLVIVDPRRSRTAEKADIHLALRPGSDAMLLRAMIAIILQQGWQHDGYLAAHVTGLDSTLAELAGFDVAAGLEICGLDYATVKTVCRELTRRRACLHDDLGLLMNRHSTLSSWLVVVLMALAGRLCLPGGNVLPGRVSFLGSHSDERDERTWRTSASGFPAVMGVFPPNALPEEIASPKPDRIRALMVSASNPLLSFADTTAYEEAFAGLDLLVTVELAMTETARLSDYVLPARSAFESHDGSFFALSYPEVYFQMRQPLVAAAGDTLETSEIFIRLAEASGMVPEIPAALHQAAEAGPSPAYRAAIGAYLQENPKAAPFAAFIVARTLGRVLGSVNLGGLYALLMSKPKSFWENAARAGFEAGTDAVERLFQALLDNPQGLWIGKCDEDDNFAALATPDGRINLEIPELETELAALTPAAERAALEPEPEYPLILMAGHHMPYNANTLLRDPSWIRANRFCTLQMHPDDVRTLGLGDGQTVTVSTAAGSLRIELEESESACPGQVVLPHGFGIVNADGVHGVNVNRLTSSQHRDPRVGTPYHRFVPCQVTG
- a CDS encoding 4Fe-4S binding protein encodes the protein MSELTKAAKAVALENGADLVGVAPVAAMPEHAEAIEDMLEGARQVVVVASRHSLAAISSASNQVRQYDTIQAYDQSARASHAVARQLEAAGQAALAVPAFIPIDMAAPGKGMRGAISWRQAGYLAGLGSYGENGLLVTRRFGNAVRLAGVVTTAPLEPDAPLEEDLCDHCMGCVEDCPVGALSGGGSIDKKKCGDEIFRYGFRAFQALMQDLLEGNREEAHDIVTGQGLREIWQNFMTGNYYYCFNCQTHCPWPGATATEI
- a CDS encoding pentapeptide repeat-containing protein, with product MTPEELVNVIKKHDRFVQGLVGGERAVLAGAKLKGLRLTNLNFQHAILSRIDFSGATLEGCDFSFADLFSANLAGAASNGAKFDRADLRGAKLRGAKLQDASFHESDLRPGLVMGAASESVTDLTEASLERANLEGAQFARACFQHASMKDAVLRRATMTAADLHGADLSGADLEAARGESANFSGADLTGARLDKAMLRGANLRGAILAQASLAETDLMDARVSPGSRQLSVELQRTLRDHALWVESNAGRGQRATLPGIDLAGLDMRAAYFSGADLSGARLTAAKLSHGLFVLTDLTGADLSNADLRHADLAGANLSRADLSFADLRHANLKPVELKDQEGRPTGDLWPTKLTGADLRGANLIHVDMRQADIREAELSDAKIDSINERKSH
- a CDS encoding aminotransferase class III-fold pyridoxal phosphate-dependent enzyme, encoding MSNPAEIQSNSPIVAAFTARTKKSAEFFRRARQTLPSGIVHDVRHIDPYPVYIERAQGSRKWDVDGNEYVDYMGGHGALLLGHNRAEVAQAVKQQMDIGTHFGGCHELELRWSELIQEMLPSAQRVRFTASGTEATLLALRLARAFTGRHKVVRFRYHFHGWHDHFAANYVSHFDGSTPTGVLPSLADDVVAIQPGDIDLVRQTLEADDEIAALFLEPTGASWGRLPLRPEFLHELREVTAKHGVLLVFDEVICGFRVSPGGAQGEFGVTPDLTTLAKIVAGGLPGGAVAGRRDVLDLLDFEATKAAGKEKILHFGTFNANPVTAAAAVATLEIIKSSDACARANAFAAALRDDLNQAIEDVGLPWAAYGTYSGFHIFTNPDGDDVGPGNFDPYAQDPNSLRLNDPEIVNKLRLGMMAMGVDINGWPGGIVSATHDDEDRRLTTAAFRQTLEMMKDEGVLG
- a CDS encoding amidase yields the protein MTSHLNQLSAIGVAAMIAKKKISSEELVAACLARIEAREDVVQAWEYLDPEAALAAARARDGEQPRGPLHGVPIGVKDIIDTYDMPTAMGSPIYAGHRPAGDAACVALARAAGCVVLGKTVSTEFAGLHPGKTRNPHNPEHTPGGSSSGSAAAVADAMVPLAFGTQTGGSISRPAAFCGVVGFKPSHGTIPRAGLKLISDSLDTIGVLGRSLDDVALFAAISSGRSADSFKHALDPPLRLGYLRNAPWSEAEAGVEAKLDEAAATLRAAGASVDDVTLAAPFDELRAAHWDVMHFEVARWLSWEREQRAELLSPEMRQMTASGMTVEAERYLAALDLADRGRALLAEAFGRYDALLTPTALGEAPAGLEATGDPIFNGVWTFLHVPTATLPVFTGPAGLPMGLQVAGPLCGDGRLLSVARWIEGKLKS